A section of the Drosophila subobscura isolate 14011-0131.10 chromosome A, UCBerk_Dsub_1.0, whole genome shotgun sequence genome encodes:
- the LOC117892867 gene encoding protein strawberry notch isoform X3 produces MNPIETQAKKQMEEEAELATSGGNDGIHHHHHHHHHHHHHHHHYHHHHHHYHMERANTEAAPSDPCWEDSCQQVELTVAEAMKEFYVIQNKALDTMKRVASSSQQSTSENKNGNEDMEEDSVAQPPAANDTSQLNLQLEGQAPSDGLNTSSVTLHRSGSIVFFKHPPLTFETSQTDVAAAGGAATAGTKANTSMMAAVQKLIAMNPEYLTSGIPNNVFQMFMQSMKRTPSPATPTMSSPSPGSIPMSMSMSMSMQQSMQQAHAQAQANAAAASAAAAAAFVQQEEDEVDYEEMGVAETYADYWPAKLKLGKKHPDAVVETASLSSVEPCDVYYKMSIPNDTISTGQLSALQLESITYASQAHDHLLPDGSRAGFLIGDGAGVGKGRTIAGIIYENFLKGRKKALWISVSNDLKYDAQRDLIDIGASRIGVHPLNKFKYAKISSDVNNNVKRGVIFSTYSALIGESNNKTGKYRSRFRQLLQWCGEDFEGLIIFDECHKAKNLCPVGSGKPTKTGQTVLELQQKLPKARVVYASATGASEPKNMAYMVRLGLWGQGTAFGNFNDFITAVERRGVGAMEIVAMDMKLRGMYIARQLSFKGVSFKIEEVPLTKEFRKIYDQSVELWVEAMQKFTEAAELIDAESRMKKTMWGQFWSSHQRFFKYLCIAAKVNHAVLVARESIKYGKCVVIGLQSTGEARTLDQLERDDGELTDFVSTAKGVFQSFVERHFPAPDRNRINRILGLYDDTPTPLSSVTESAAAAAANNNNNGKNGGRGKRKGGGGVQAKASQKKKKMSAGAWQMSDSDEEAAHTPSRDFGANSNSDSEGANSDEAYAEEEDEDEEDEDDEDAEEENDRDSDRRSVASDASSDFNPFFSGSDSDIDPWVNARSKKPTKKAQKKVKKKVKKEKKESQPASSATSTTTTPATATTTGSDASASASASSSSVMSAAVVAALTAAKTRKSQQSTQDKIQDLLQKKQELKGTVTPVGVNGVKLNYGPPPKDAIERACTMKEELLRKIERLGSRLPPNTLDQLIDELGGPDNVAEMTGRRGRVVQNDDGSIQYESRTEADVPLETLNITEKQRFMDGQKDVAIISEAASSGISLQSDRRVFNQRRRVHITLELPWSADRAIQQFGRTHRSNQVNAPEYIFLISDLAGERRFASTVAKRLESLGALTHGDRRATETRDLSQFNIDNKYGRQALETVMRTIMGYEAPLVPPPTDYNGEFFKDIAGALVGVGIIVNSESHPGVLSLDKDYNNISKFLNRILGCPVDLQNRLFKYFTDTMTAIIQQAKRGGRFDLGIVDLGAAGENVIRVRLIRFMRKHATGVAPTELHTVRVERGMIWQEAIDKYADLFNDNEGFYLSHQLRNQKRTAILVVVLEQQPPRNSSSSSSSTTDTDGGSSNSKKKKARTKREIMCQIYRPNTGLQVRHESLFELEKKYRKVDSEEAETHWTEQYDASVNTCSHAYWNGNCRNVSLGNDCEVGLRQRLYHVLAGSVLSVWGRVEHILNTRSNSKMQVIRMKTTEGEKIVGTMIPKSCFDLLMNDLSSDSEKKEELNF; encoded by the exons ATGAATCCAATCGAGACACaagccaaaaagcaaatggaggaggaggccgagCTGGCGACATCTGGAGGTAATGATGGGATacatcatcaccatcaccatcatcaccatcatcaccatcatcaccatcattaccatcaccatcatcaccacTATCACATGGAGAGGGCTAATACTGAAGCTGCTCCGTCTGATCCTTGCTGGGAGGATAGCTGTCAGCAGGTGGAGCTCACTGTGGCTGAGGCCATGAAAGAGTTTTATGTCATCCAGAATAAGGCGTTGGACACTATGAAGcgtgtggcaagcagcagccagcagtcgacATCTGAGAACAAAAATGGCAACGAAGACATGGAGGAGGATTCTGTGGCGCAGCCACCTGCCGCAAATGACACATCGCAGCTGAATCTACAGCTGGAAGGTCAGGCCCCTAGTGATGGATTGAACACCTCATCGGTAACACTACACCGATCGGGATCCATAGTCTTCTTCAAGCATCCGCCACTAACGTTTGAAACCTCACAAACCGATGTG gcagcagcaggaggagcagcaactgcCGGCACCAAGGCCAACACATCAATGATGGCGGCTGTCCAGAAGCTGATTGCCATGAATCCGGAATATCTGACCAGCGGCATACCCAACAATGTGTTCCAGATGTTCATGCAATCGATGAAGCGTACACCCTCGCCAGCCACCCCCACGATGTCCAGTCCCAGCCCCGGCTCCATTCcgatgtccatgtccatgtccatgtcgatGCAGCAGTCCATGCAGcaggcccatgcccaggcccaggccaatgcagcagcagcttcggccgccgcagcggctgcctttgtgcagcaggaggaggatgaagtGGACTACGAGGAGATGGGTGTGGCCGAGACATATGCCGATTATTGGCCAGCTAAAT TGAAGCTGGGCAAAAAGCATCCCGATGCTGTGGTGGAGACCGCTTCTCTCAGCTCTGTGGAGCCCTGCGATGTCTACTACAAGATGTCGATACCCAACGACACGATCAGCACGGGACAGCTGAGTGCCCTGCAGCTGGAGTCGATAACTTATGCCTCGCAGGCGCACGATCATCTGCTGCCGGATGGCAGTCGTGCTGGCTTCCTTATTGGCGATGGCGCTGGTGTGGGCAAGGGTCGCACCATTGCGGGCATCATCTACGAGAACTTTCTCAAGGGGCGCAAGAAGGCGCTGTGGATATCGGTTTCGAATGATCTTAAGTACGATGCACAGCGAGATCTGATCGATATTGGCGCCTCGCGTATTGGTGTACATCCATTGAATAAA TTTAAGTACGCGAAAATCAGCTCCGATGTGAACAACAATGTCAAACGCGGAGTCATCTTCAGCACGTATTCGGCGCTCATTGGTGAATCGAACAACAAGACGGGCAAGTATCGTTCTCGCTTCCGCCAACTGTTGCAGTGGTGTGGCGAGGATTTTGAGGGTCTAATCATCTTCGATGAGTGCCACAAGGCCAAGAATCTGTGTCCGGTGGGCTCCGGCAAGCCCACAAAAACCGGACAAACGGTCCTCGAGCTGCAGCAAAAGTTGCCCAAGGCCCGTGTTGTCTATGCCTCAGCGACGGGCGCTTCGGAGCCCAAAAACATGGCCTATATGGTGCGCCTGGGACTGTGGGGCCAGGGCACAGCCTTTGGCAATTTCAATGATTTTATCACAGCAGTTGAGCGACG CGGCGTCGGGGCCATGGAAATCGTTGCCATGGACATGAAGCTGCGCGGCATGTACATTGCCCGTCAGCTGAGCTTCAAGGGTGTCAGCTTCAAGATCGAGGAGGTGCCACTCACCAAGGAATTCCGGAAGATCTACGATCAGTCCGTGGAGCTCTGGGTGGAGGCCATGCAAAAGTTTACAGAGGCCGCCGAACTGATCGATGCCGAGAGTCGCATGAAGAAGACCATGTGGGGACAGTTCTGGTCATCGCATCAGCGCTTCTTCAAGTATCTGTGCATTGCGGCCAAGGTCAATCATGCGGTGCTGGTGGCCCGCGAGTCCATCAAGTATGGCAAGTGTGTGGTCATCGGTCTGCAGTCGACGGGTGAGGCCCGAACTCTCGATCAATTGGAGCGCGATGACGGGGAGCTCACGGACTTTGTTTCGACAGCCAA AGGTGTTTTCCAGTCGTTTGTCGAGCGACATTTCCCGGCGCCCGATCGCAATCGCATCAATCGCATTCTCGGCCTCTACGATGACACACCGACGCCTCTGTCTTCCGTCACGGAGAgtgccgcagccgccgctgccaacaacaacaacaatggcaagaACGGCGGACGAGGCAAGCGGAagggcggcggcggtgtcCAGGCCAAGGCGTcgcagaagaaaaagaaaatgagcGCCGGCGCATGGCAAATgagcgacagcgacgaggAGGCAGCCCACACGCCCAGTCGAGACTTTGGCGCCAACTCGAATAGCGACAGCGAGGGAGCCAACAGCGACGAGGCCTatgccgaggaggaggacgaggacgaggaggatgaggacgatgaGGATGCCGAGGAGGAGAACGATCGGGACAGCGATCGCAGGAGCGTGGCCAGTGATGCCAGCTCCGATTTCAATCCGTTCttcagtggcagcgacagcgacattGATCCCTGGGTGAATGCGCGCAGCAAGAAGCCCACCAAGAAGGCCCAGAAGAAGGTCAAGAAGAAGGtgaagaaggaaaagaaggAATCCCAGCCAGCCTCCagcgccaccagcaccaccaccacacccgcaacagcaacaacaactggcagcgatgccagtgccagtgccagtgccagcagcagttctGTTATGTCCGCCGCTGTGGTTGCCGCTCTGACGGCGGCCAAGACACGCAAGTCGCAGCAATCAACTCAGGACAAGATCCAGGATCTGCTGCAGAAGAAGCAAGAGCTCAAGGGCACCGTCACGCCCGTGGGCGTCAATGGGGTAAAGCTGAACTACGGCCCACCGCCCAAGGATGCCATCGAGCGGGCCTGCACCatgaaggaggagctgctgcgcaagATTGAGCGTCTCGGCTCCCGCCTGCCACCGAACACACTCGATCAGCTGATCGACGAACTCGGCGGACCCGACAACGTCGCCGAAATGACAGGCCGTCGGGGCCGTGTCGTCCAGAATGACGATGGCTCCATACAGTACGAGTCGCGCACAGAGGCCGATGTGCCGCTGGAGACGCTAAACATTACGGAGAAGCAGCGCTTCATGGATGGCCAAAAGGATGTGGCCATCATCTCGGAGGCCGCCTCCAGCGGCATATCCCTGCAGAGCGATCGTCGGGTGTTCAATCAGCGTCGGCGTGTTCACATTACCCTGGAGCTGCCGTGGTCCGCCGACCGGGCCATTCAGCAATTTGGCCGCACCCATCGTTCCAATCAGGTGAATGCCCCCGAGTATATTTTCCTCATTTCGGATCTGGCCGGTGAGCGACGTTTCGCCTCGACAGTGGCCAAGCGCCTGGAGTCACTCGGGGCGCTCACCCACGGCGATCGTCGGGCCACCGAGACGCGTGACTTGTCCCAGTTCAACATTGACAACAAGTACGGCCGTCAGGCGCTCGAGACGGTGATGCGCACGATTATGGGCTACGAGGCGCCGCTTGTGCCGCCGCCCACCGACTACAATGGCGAGTTCTTCAAGGACATTGCTGGGGCCTTGGTCGGTGTGGGCATCATTGTGAACAGCGAGAGCCATCCGGGCGTACTCAGTCTGGACAAGGACTACAATAACATATCAAAGTTTCTCAATCGCATTCTCGGCTGTCCCGTGGATCTGCAGAATCGTTTGTTCAAGTATTTCACCGACACCATGACGGCCATCATACAGCAGGCGAAGCGTGGCGGTCGCTTCGATTTGGGCATTGTGG ATTTGGGCGCTGCTGGGGAGAATGTGATTCGTGTGCGTTTGATACGTTTTATGCGCAAACATGCCACCGGTGTGGCACCCACAGAGCTGCACACGGTGCGCGTGGAACGTGGCATGATCTGGCAGGAGGCCATCGACAA ATATGCCGATCTGTTCAACGACAATGAGGGCTTCTATTTGTCACATCAGCTCCGTAACCAGAAGCGCACAGCCATACTGGTCGTTGTGCTggaacagcagccgccacgtaacagcagcagcagcagcagcagcaccaccgatACGgatggtggcagcagcaacagcaagaagaAAAAGGCTCGCACCAAGAGGGAGATTATGTGCCAGATCTATAGACCCAATACGGGCCTGCAGGTGCGCCACGAATCGCTCTTTGAGCTGGAGAAAAAGTACAGAAAGGTGGACAGCGAAGAGGCGGAGACCCACTGGACAGAGCAGTATGATGCCTCGGTGAACACGTGCTCGCACGCCTATTGGAATGGCAATTGTCGGAATGTGAGCCTCGGCAACGATTGTGAG GTGGGCCTCAGGCAGCGGCTGTACCATGTGCTGGCCGGATCGGTGCTGTCAGTTTGGGGACGTGTCGAGCACATATTGAATACACGTTccaacagcaaaatgcaagTGATACGCATGAAGACGACCGAGGGCGAGAAAATTGTGGGCACCATGATACCAAAATCATGTTTCGATCTCCTGATGAACGATCTGAGTAGCGATTccgagaagaaggaggagttAAACTTctaa